From a single Candidatus Izimaplasma bacterium HR1 genomic region:
- the arcC1 gene encoding Carbamate kinase 1: MSRYVVSLGGNALGKNPEEQKELLKKVANPIVDLIKEGHEVVVAHGNGPQVGMINLSFSESNSTPNMPFPECGAMSQGYIGFHMQNAIGNELTKQNITKSIASLVTQVIVDENDEAFQNPRKPIGSFYTKEESDQLEKSMGYTMIEDSGRGYRRVVPSPLPIDVKEKEMVKTLLHDGHIVITVGGGGIPVVEHNGILTGIAAVIDKDNASEKLAELIDADYLVILTAVDNVYINFGKDNQEKLEGIKTSRLEELVNEGHFAPGSMLPKIKATMKFANKGKTSIIASLNNAKEAFNLQAGTIITK, encoded by the coding sequence ATGAGTAGGTATGTTGTTAGTTTAGGCGGAAATGCATTAGGTAAAAACCCTGAAGAACAAAAAGAACTATTAAAAAAAGTTGCTAATCCAATCGTAGATTTAATCAAAGAAGGACATGAAGTTGTTGTGGCCCATGGGAATGGACCACAAGTTGGAATGATTAATCTATCATTTAGCGAAAGTAACTCAACACCTAATATGCCATTCCCTGAGTGTGGAGCAATGAGCCAAGGTTATATCGGCTTTCATATGCAAAATGCGATTGGAAATGAACTAACAAAACAAAATATAACTAAATCAATCGCATCACTAGTTACTCAAGTGATCGTTGATGAGAATGATGAAGCTTTCCAAAACCCAAGAAAACCAATTGGTTCATTCTACACAAAAGAAGAGTCTGATCAATTAGAAAAATCAATGGGTTATACAATGATAGAAGATTCAGGTAGAGGGTATAGAAGAGTTGTTCCTTCACCGCTACCAATTGATGTTAAAGAAAAAGAAATGGTTAAAACATTACTACATGATGGACATATCGTAATTACAGTAGGTGGTGGAGGTATTCCCGTTGTTGAGCATAATGGTATTTTAACCGGTATTGCAGCAGTTATCGATAAAGATAATGCTTCAGAAAAACTAGCTGAACTAATTGATGCTGATTACCTAGTTATCCTTACAGCAGTAGACAATGTTTACATTAATTTCGGTAAAGATAATCAAGAAAAACTAGAGGGAATTAAGACGTCTAGATTAGAGGAATTAGTAAATGAAGGGCATTTTGCTCCTGGTAGTATGTTACCGAAAATAAAAGCAACAATGAAATTTGCTAATAAAGGAAAAACATCAATAATCGCTTCTTTAAATAACGCAAAAGAAGCATTTAATTTACAAGCAGGTACAATAATAACAAAATAA
- the crp_2 gene encoding cAMP receptor protein, which produces MRLEAVRLFENTNIDTNNIEIKEFPTNYTVEIENDSSTYLGIILEGRVNIRAYSYSGKEFIISSLEPGMIYGDVLLFGSKSNLYPGNVITKGKTVIAFLKNEDVRTYLQNNPKFAENYLSLLSDKVYNINHKYKLLTQDSIRDKILFFVHQEMRQQNSPKIRLNMTKEELANNLFVQRPSLSRELIKMRKEGIIDYDRWTITLKKRI; this is translated from the coding sequence ATGAGACTTGAAGCCGTTAGACTATTCGAAAACACCAATATTGATACTAATAATATTGAAATAAAAGAATTCCCAACCAACTACACTGTTGAAATAGAAAATGATAGTTCTACTTATCTAGGTATTATCCTTGAAGGTAGAGTTAATATAAGAGCGTATAGTTATTCAGGAAAAGAATTCATCATATCTTCTTTAGAACCAGGAATGATATATGGAGATGTACTTTTATTTGGCTCAAAATCCAATTTGTATCCCGGAAACGTTATAACTAAAGGAAAAACGGTAATCGCATTTCTAAAGAATGAAGATGTTAGAACCTACCTTCAAAATAACCCTAAATTTGCTGAAAACTACTTAAGTCTCTTAAGCGATAAAGTTTACAATATAAATCACAAATATAAACTACTCACTCAAGATAGTATTAGAGACAAGATATTGTTCTTTGTTCATCAGGAAATGAGACAACAGAACTCTCCTAAAATCAGATTAAACATGACAAAAGAGGAATTAGCTAATAACCTCTTTGTTCAGCGCCCCTCTTTATCTAGAGAATTGATAAAAATGAGAAAAGAAGGTATCATAGATTATGACCGTTGGACCATCACATTAAAAAAGCGTATCTAG
- the arcA gene encoding Arginine deiminase: MKVNVYSEIGKLKTVLLHRPGKELENLTPDILERLLFDDIPYLKVAQEEHDAFAKTLTDNDVEVLYIKDMVVEALLNRPEVVPNFINQFIEESRVPSRTVKKALYKYLKKLSPSELVEKMIEGIRTFEVQIEQLTHIMDLLEDEYPFYTDPMPNILFQRDPFSSIGDGVAINNMMTDARQRETLLSEYMFKYHPRFENESIPYYKERSTRYKSEGGDTLVLSEDTLAIGISKRTDPRAIEALAKELFEANTSFKTILAFNIPKTRAFMHLDTVFTQVDYGTFTIHPGIMKELTVFEVVKNGEGTFKVSKVVSTLEDILEKHLKRPIKLINIGGNDMITSGREQWNDGANTLAIAPGVVIVYQRNHVTNEILRKEGITVLEIPSSELSRGRGGPRCMSMPIFREKI; this comes from the coding sequence ATGAAAGTAAATGTTTATTCTGAAATCGGGAAACTTAAAACAGTTCTTTTACATAGACCTGGAAAAGAATTAGAAAACTTAACACCTGACATTTTGGAGAGATTATTATTTGATGATATTCCCTATTTAAAAGTTGCTCAAGAAGAGCACGATGCTTTTGCAAAGACGTTAACAGATAACGATGTAGAAGTATTGTATATTAAAGATATGGTTGTAGAGGCATTATTGAATCGCCCGGAAGTTGTTCCAAACTTTATTAATCAATTCATTGAAGAGTCTCGAGTGCCATCTCGAACTGTGAAAAAAGCATTATATAAGTATCTAAAGAAGCTAAGTCCTAGTGAATTAGTTGAGAAAATGATTGAAGGAATTAGAACTTTTGAAGTTCAGATTGAACAGCTTACTCATATTATGGATTTGTTAGAAGATGAGTATCCTTTCTACACTGACCCAATGCCTAATATTCTATTCCAAAGAGATCCATTCTCTTCTATTGGTGATGGTGTTGCTATTAATAACATGATGACAGATGCTAGACAAAGAGAAACTTTATTAAGTGAGTACATGTTTAAGTATCACCCTAGATTCGAAAATGAATCTATCCCATATTACAAAGAGCGTTCTACAAGATATAAATCTGAAGGTGGAGACACGCTAGTCTTAAGTGAAGACACTCTAGCAATAGGAATTAGTAAAAGAACTGATCCTAGAGCAATTGAAGCATTAGCTAAAGAGCTTTTTGAAGCTAATACCTCATTTAAAACTATTCTTGCGTTTAATATTCCTAAAACTAGAGCATTTATGCATCTAGATACTGTGTTCACACAAGTGGATTACGGAACATTTACAATTCATCCAGGAATAATGAAGGAATTAACTGTTTTTGAAGTAGTTAAAAATGGTGAAGGTACATTCAAAGTATCAAAAGTTGTTTCAACGCTTGAAGATATATTAGAAAAACATTTGAAACGTCCAATTAAATTGATTAATATTGGTGGTAATGACATGATTACTTCAGGACGTGAACAATGGAATGATGGTGCTAATACATTAGCTATAGCTCCAGGTGTGGTTATTGTATATCAACGAAACCATGTCACAAACGAAATATTGCGTAAAGAAGGAATAACGGTATTAGAAATCCCTTCGAGTGAACTATCTCGAGGTCGAGGTGGACCACGTTGTATGAGTATGCCGATATTTAGAGAAAAAATTTGA
- the alr gene encoding Alanine racemase — translation MSRIYRKTYAEVNLTNIYKNYSYIQNAARNIKVIPVVKANAYGHGCIEVVDLLASIGVDQFAVSLLEEGLKLRSKFPDIEILIMGIVDDEGLIIASENDMTITISNFDQIEKLSNLSQILKIHLKIDTGMNRLGFKSDKEIKMAFKLLKSNKFVELDGIYTHFSTADVDKLYYDIQLNRFKYILDMLKYTFRMVHMSNSSSLIKYENDIDFTTHARLGISLYGLTLDSNVNFLKTTFKLKTSISQIRHLEPGDKVGYGATYVASQSEVIGILPIGYADGFIRRNKGGDVEINGRRYPIIGNICMDQMFIKIDESIRKTDEVTLFGGLITIDEVAKRLDTINYEIICQITSRVPRKYIK, via the coding sequence ATGAGTAGAATTTATAGAAAGACATACGCAGAAGTAAATCTAACTAATATTTATAAGAATTATTCTTATATTCAGAATGCCGCTAGGAATATTAAAGTAATACCCGTTGTTAAGGCTAATGCCTATGGGCATGGATGTATTGAAGTAGTAGATTTATTAGCATCTATAGGTGTTGACCAATTCGCAGTTAGTTTACTTGAAGAAGGCTTAAAATTACGAAGTAAATTTCCTGATATTGAGATTTTAATTATGGGAATTGTTGATGATGAAGGGCTCATAATTGCAAGTGAGAATGACATGACTATTACTATTAGTAACTTCGATCAAATTGAAAAACTCTCTAATTTGAGTCAAATTTTAAAAATACATCTTAAAATTGATACTGGAATGAACAGATTAGGGTTTAAGTCGGATAAAGAGATAAAAATGGCTTTCAAATTGTTAAAGTCGAATAAATTTGTAGAACTTGATGGAATCTATACTCACTTCAGTACAGCTGATGTGGATAAGTTATATTACGACATACAACTTAATAGGTTTAAATATATACTAGATATGCTGAAGTATACCTTCAGAATGGTTCATATGTCTAACTCAAGTTCTCTAATAAAATATGAAAACGATATTGACTTTACAACCCATGCTAGATTGGGTATAAGTCTCTATGGATTGACTTTAGACTCCAATGTAAATTTCCTGAAAACAACCTTTAAACTGAAAACCAGTATTTCTCAGATTAGACATTTGGAACCAGGAGATAAAGTTGGATATGGTGCAACTTATGTCGCTTCACAAAGCGAAGTTATTGGGATTTTACCAATTGGTTATGCTGATGGTTTCATCCGTCGGAATAAGGGTGGAGATGTAGAAATAAATGGTAGAAGATATCCAATAATAGGAAACATATGTATGGATCAAATGTTTATAAAAATAGATGAAAGTATTAGGAAAACTGATGAAGTTACATTATTTGGCGGTTTAATTACAATTGATGAGGTTGCAAAGAGACTCGATACTATCAATTATGAAATTATTTGCCAGATCACTTCACGAGTACCTAGAAAATATATAAAGTAG
- the rplW gene encoding 50S ribosomal protein L23, translating to MLAAEIIKKPIITEKSMLLVENENKYTFSVDKRANKIQIKNSVEELFNVKVVKVNKINSLPKKKRVGQHSGFKPAITKAIVTLAEGSKIEIFEA from the coding sequence ATGTTAGCAGCTGAAATTATCAAGAAACCGATCATCACTGAAAAATCTATGTTATTAGTAGAGAATGAGAACAAATATACATTCTCTGTTGACAAAAGAGCAAACAAAATTCAAATTAAAAACTCAGTTGAAGAGTTATTCAATGTAAAGGTAGTAAAAGTAAATAAAATTAATTCTCTACCTAAGAAAAAAAGAGTAGGACAGCATTCAGGTTTCAAACCAGCAATTACTAAGGCTATCGTAACATTAGCCGAAGGTAGCAAAATTGAAATCTTCGAAGCTTAA
- the rplC gene encoding 50S ribosomal protein L3 produces the protein MAKGILGTKIGMTQIFNEDGKLVPVTVVSCEPNVVLQKKTIENDGYEALQLGFKDKRVKLANKPELGHFAKSNSNPKRYLREVDGKELYNFEVGQEIRVNIFAEGEIVDVTGTSKGKGFQGSIKRHNQSRGPMAHGSHYHRGPGSMGSIDPNHVRKGKKLPGHMGVDTVTIQNLEIVKVDLERNLLLVKGSVPGPKKGLVFVKRGVKAPVIQPLNPADYVIADTKEETAVETAE, from the coding sequence ATGGCCAAAGGTATCTTAGGGACAAAAATTGGAATGACACAAATCTTCAACGAAGACGGTAAACTTGTACCGGTAACAGTTGTAAGTTGTGAACCAAACGTTGTTCTGCAAAAGAAAACTATTGAAAATGATGGATATGAAGCTCTTCAATTAGGCTTCAAAGACAAACGAGTTAAACTAGCAAATAAACCAGAACTTGGACATTTTGCAAAAAGTAACTCAAATCCTAAGCGCTACTTAAGAGAAGTTGACGGTAAAGAACTTTACAACTTCGAAGTAGGTCAAGAGATTAGGGTAAATATATTCGCTGAAGGTGAAATCGTAGATGTAACTGGAACTTCTAAAGGTAAAGGATTCCAAGGAAGCATCAAACGACATAACCAAAGCCGTGGGCCAATGGCACATGGTTCTCATTACCATAGAGGCCCTGGTTCAATGGGATCAATTGATCCAAACCACGTACGTAAAGGTAAAAAATTACCTGGACATATGGGTGTTGATACTGTCACTATTCAAAATTTAGAAATAGTTAAAGTAGATTTAGAAAGAAATTTATTATTAGTTAAAGGTTCAGTACCTGGTCCTAAAAAAGGATTAGTGTTTGTAAAACGTGGAGTTAAGGCTCCAGTAATTCAACCTTTAAACCCAGCTGATTACGTTATCGCTGATACTAAAGAAGAAACAGCAGTAGAGACTGCTGAGTAA
- the argF gene encoding Ornithine carbamoyltransferase: MNLKGRNFITLLDFTPEEINYLIDLSARLKKEKYEGTPHKVLSDKNVVLLFQKDSTRTRCAFEVGAMDLGMGVTYLGPNGSQMNKKESVKDTARVLGRFYDGIEFRGYKQEHVETLGEFAGVPVWNGLTDVYHPTQILADFLTIKEVFGKLKGINFTYVGDSRNNMGNSLMIGSAKLGLNFTGVAPKELWPDQELIDECLELTKVSGGTIKFTEDKVEGTTNADAVYTDVWVSMGEPKEVWNTRLAQLAPYQVDAEMMNNAKDTAIFMHCLPAFHGKNTDVGRDIANSFGEKFPKVANGEMEVTDEVVEGKQSVVFQEAENRMHTIKAVMLATLSDKYE; the protein is encoded by the coding sequence ATGAACTTAAAAGGCCGTAATTTTATTACACTATTAGATTTCACACCAGAGGAAATCAATTATTTAATCGACCTATCTGCAAGGTTAAAAAAAGAAAAATATGAAGGAACTCCACATAAAGTATTATCTGATAAAAATGTAGTACTTTTATTCCAAAAAGATTCAACAAGAACACGTTGTGCATTTGAAGTGGGAGCTATGGATTTAGGTATGGGAGTAACATACTTAGGACCTAACGGAAGCCAAATGAACAAAAAAGAATCAGTAAAAGATACAGCAAGAGTTTTAGGAAGATTCTATGATGGAATTGAATTCCGTGGTTATAAACAAGAACATGTAGAAACATTAGGAGAATTTGCAGGAGTACCTGTATGGAATGGTTTAACAGACGTTTATCATCCAACACAAATCTTAGCTGATTTCTTAACTATTAAAGAAGTATTTGGCAAGTTAAAAGGAATTAACTTTACATATGTTGGAGATTCAAGAAACAACATGGGTAACAGTTTAATGATTGGTAGTGCAAAACTAGGATTAAACTTTACAGGAGTAGCTCCAAAAGAACTATGGCCTGATCAAGAACTTATTGATGAGTGTTTAGAACTTACTAAAGTTTCTGGAGGTACTATCAAATTTACTGAAGATAAAGTAGAAGGTACTACTAATGCTGATGCAGTATACACTGATGTATGGGTAAGTATGGGAGAACCAAAAGAAGTTTGGAACACTCGTTTAGCTCAATTAGCTCCATACCAAGTAGATGCTGAAATGATGAATAACGCAAAAGATACAGCTATATTTATGCACTGTTTACCTGCTTTCCATGGTAAAAACACAGATGTAGGTAGAGACATTGCTAATAGTTTTGGAGAAAAATTTCCTAAAGTAGCAAACGGTGAAATGGAAGTTACTGATGAAGTTGTTGAAGGTAAACAATCAGTTGTATTCCAAGAAGCTGAAAACAGAATGCACACAATTAAAGCAGTTATGTTAGCTACTTTAAGTGATAAATATGAGTAG
- the rplD gene encoding 50S ribosomal protein L4, whose product MAKVALLNQMGQNVGEVELLDSVFGIEPNQQAVFDVVKATRAAMRQGTHQTKTRTDVRGGGRKPWKQKGTGRARSGSTRSPLWTGGGVVFGPHPRKYTLKVNRKVRRLALKSVLSSKVAEESFKVIDKIELENVKTKGMVEVLSNLNLTGKVAFVLTENNENVAMAARNIPNVTVTTVSHVSVYELMNFNTIVVTADAAKKYEEVLG is encoded by the coding sequence ATGGCAAAAGTAGCATTATTGAACCAAATGGGACAAAATGTTGGTGAAGTTGAATTATTAGATTCTGTTTTCGGAATTGAACCAAACCAACAAGCTGTATTTGACGTTGTTAAAGCGACTAGAGCTGCAATGCGTCAAGGTACACATCAAACTAAGACTCGTACTGATGTTCGCGGTGGTGGACGTAAACCATGGAAACAAAAAGGTACAGGTCGTGCTCGTAGTGGATCAACAAGATCACCACTATGGACAGGTGGGGGAGTAGTATTTGGACCTCATCCAAGAAAATATACATTAAAAGTTAATCGTAAAGTTAGAAGATTAGCATTGAAATCTGTTTTATCAAGCAAAGTAGCTGAAGAAAGCTTCAAAGTAATTGATAAAATTGAATTAGAAAACGTAAAAACAAAAGGAATGGTTGAAGTTTTAAGTAACTTAAACCTAACTGGTAAAGTTGCATTCGTATTAACTGAAAATAACGAAAACGTAGCTATGGCAGCAAGAAATATTCCTAATGTAACTGTAACAACAGTTTCTCACGTAAGTGTTTATGAGTTAATGAACTTTAACACTATAGTAGTTACTGCTGATGCAGCTAAAAAATATGAGGAGGTGCTTGGTTAA
- the ycgJ_2 gene encoding putative methyltransferase YcgJ gives METIKQILKDTNKKTFLDIGTGAGNFIHLIKSIYDDFDKFVGIDLFPNAIEAANKHNEDERVTFEIMDANNMSFDDNSFDVVCLSNSLHHLEDIPKMLTEMRRVVKEDGFIVINEMIADQNDSKQESHKLLHHLSAEIDRIHGDTHYETFTERELLAQLENDTKLKINKRWHLNVPRREANTTEEMDYILNVLDRIGSKIPENDKTDLQKKKEKIKKYIEDNGYDGCTSLMAILQK, from the coding sequence ATGGAAACTATAAAGCAAATATTAAAAGACACCAATAAAAAGACATTTTTAGATATCGGAACTGGTGCAGGGAACTTTATACATCTAATAAAAAGCATTTATGATGATTTTGATAAGTTTGTAGGTATTGATTTGTTCCCAAATGCAATAGAAGCTGCAAATAAACATAATGAAGATGAGAGAGTAACATTTGAAATTATGGATGCAAACAACATGAGCTTTGATGATAATTCATTTGATGTTGTATGCTTATCAAATAGTCTTCACCATTTGGAAGACATTCCAAAAATGTTGACTGAAATGAGAAGAGTAGTAAAAGAAGATGGATTCATTGTCATTAATGAAATGATTGCCGATCAAAATGATAGCAAACAAGAATCTCACAAACTTCTTCACCACCTTTCAGCTGAGATAGATAGAATTCATGGTGACACACATTATGAGACATTTACTGAAAGAGAATTACTTGCACAATTAGAAAATGATACTAAGCTGAAAATCAATAAACGATGGCACCTAAACGTTCCTCGTCGAGAAGCCAATACTACAGAGGAAATGGATTACATTTTAAATGTGCTCGATAGAATTGGATCAAAAATACCAGAAAACGATAAAACTGATTTACAAAAAAAGAAAGAAAAAATCAAAAAATACATAGAAGATAATGGTTATGATGGCTGCACTTCTTTGATGGCCATTCTACAAAAATAG
- a CDS encoding hypothetical protein (Alanine racemase, N-terminal domain), whose protein sequence is MFPRVIINLEKYRHNLRFLLDICHDKSISMMAVSKVFCADHNLVNIMIEEKVDFIADSRIQNLAIINCDIPKVLLRLPMIGEVSKVVKYSDISLNSELSTVTALNEEASKVGKVHGIIIMIDLGDLREGIFDENEVYDFVKNTLTLSNISIRGIGVNLTCYGGVIPTNSLLNKLVEYKNNIESKFDIELDIISGGNSSTIDLLMNEAIPLGINNLRLGESLVLGRETAYGDYIDKTYDDVFTLEVDIIEVKEKPSVPIGQIGMNAFGKVPQFIDNGNILRAILAIGKQDVDHLELIPFDTIKLIGSSSDHIIADLSNASSIYEVGDTMLFKLTYSSILSLMTSKYVVKTYE, encoded by the coding sequence ATGTTCCCAAGAGTAATAATTAACTTAGAAAAGTATCGTCATAACTTAAGGTTTTTGTTAGATATTTGTCATGATAAAAGCATTTCAATGATGGCAGTATCTAAAGTATTTTGCGCTGACCACAATCTTGTAAATATCATGATAGAAGAAAAAGTTGACTTCATAGCTGATTCTAGAATACAAAATTTGGCGATTATTAATTGTGATATTCCAAAGGTTTTACTACGTTTACCGATGATTGGAGAGGTATCAAAAGTTGTGAAATATTCCGATATTTCACTTAATTCTGAGCTATCTACAGTTACTGCATTGAATGAGGAAGCTTCTAAGGTAGGTAAAGTGCATGGAATAATTATAATGATTGACCTTGGTGATTTAAGAGAGGGTATATTTGATGAAAATGAGGTTTATGATTTCGTTAAAAATACTCTTACTTTAAGTAATATTTCTATTAGAGGAATAGGTGTGAATCTTACTTGCTATGGTGGTGTTATTCCTACAAATAGTTTACTAAATAAGTTAGTTGAATATAAGAACAATATTGAGAGTAAATTTGATATTGAATTGGATATTATAAGCGGTGGAAACTCATCTACCATAGATCTTTTAATGAATGAAGCTATACCTCTTGGAATTAACAACCTTAGACTGGGAGAAAGCCTTGTATTGGGGCGTGAAACAGCATATGGGGATTATATTGATAAAACATACGATGATGTATTTACGCTAGAGGTAGATATCATCGAGGTGAAAGAGAAACCTTCTGTTCCGATAGGTCAAATAGGTATGAATGCTTTTGGAAAAGTACCCCAATTTATAGATAACGGAAATATACTTAGAGCTATTCTAGCGATAGGAAAACAAGATGTGGATCATTTGGAATTGATACCATTTGATACTATCAAACTCATTGGATCGAGTAGTGATCATATCATTGCAGATTTATCCAATGCTAGTAGTATTTATGAAGTTGGAGATACAATGTTATTCAAGTTGACTTACTCTTCTATTTTGAGTTTAATGACGTCGAAATATGTAGTTAAGACATATGAGTAG
- the rpsJ gene encoding 30S ribosomal protein S10 produces the protein MANQKIRIRLKSYDHRLLDQSAQKIVNTAKKTGAKISGPVPLPTEKEIFTILRSVHVNKTSREQFERRTHKRLIDIMEPTPATIDSLMHLDLPSGVDIVLK, from the coding sequence ATGGCAAACCAAAAAATCAGAATTAGATTGAAATCTTATGATCATAGATTATTAGATCAATCAGCACAAAAAATTGTAAATACTGCAAAGAAAACTGGTGCTAAAATCAGTGGTCCGGTTCCGTTACCAACGGAAAAAGAAATCTTTACAATTTTAAGAAGTGTTCACGTTAACAAAACTTCTCGTGAGCAATTTGAAAGACGTACACATAAGCGTCTAATCGATATAATGGAACCAACTCCAGCAACTATCGATAGCTTAATGCACTTAGATTTACCATCAGGTGTAGATATTGTTTTAAAATAA
- a CDS encoding MarR family protein, producing MQDYLNDSLYFSVSRLNRNIQRIADEIFKPTGLPPSYGLLLLLLDEWKELSPTKISETLDIKPSTTTRFLDKLQKQDIVVRRTNGKYSFISLTAFGLSKLPEIKGAFETLEYKLQKSVSARISNREKPVLLEMADQISKKGKK from the coding sequence ATGCAAGACTATTTGAATGATTCATTGTACTTTTCAGTATCACGTCTAAACAGGAATATACAGCGTATTGCGGACGAAATATTCAAACCTACAGGCCTACCACCTAGTTATGGATTACTACTTTTGCTACTTGATGAGTGGAAAGAATTGTCACCAACAAAGATTTCGGAAACACTTGATATAAAGCCGTCAACTACCACTAGGTTCCTTGATAAACTGCAAAAACAAGATATTGTTGTACGTCGTACTAACGGAAAATACTCATTCATTTCTTTAACTGCATTTGGTCTATCTAAACTACCGGAAATCAAGGGTGCTTTTGAAACTTTGGAGTATAAACTGCAAAAATCTGTAAGTGCAAGGATCTCAAATCGCGAGAAACCAGTTCTCTTAGAAATGGCTGACCAGATATCAAAAAAAGGCAAAAAATGA
- the rplB gene encoding 50S ribosomal protein L2, with amino-acid sequence MALKKYKAMTNGLRHMTSLDYSELTTDTPEKSLLRKMNKKSGRNNQGKITVRHQGGGNKRKYRVIDFKRNKDDIPGKVATIEYDPNRSAFIALINYADGEKRYIVAPKGLKAGMTIMSGPKSDILVGNTLPIINIPVGTVIHNVELKPGKGAQLVRSAGASAQILGREERYVLVRLTSGEVRKILSTCRATIGEVGNSDYSLVNIGKAGKNRHRGIRPTVRGSVMNPVDHPHGGGEGRQPIGKKGPVTPWGKPALGLKTRKTKKASDKLIVRRRNK; translated from the coding sequence ATGGCTTTAAAGAAATATAAAGCAATGACAAATGGTTTACGTCACATGACAAGTCTTGATTATTCAGAATTAACAACTGATACACCTGAAAAATCATTACTACGTAAAATGAACAAGAAATCAGGACGTAATAACCAAGGTAAAATCACTGTTCGCCATCAAGGTGGAGGAAACAAGAGAAAATACCGTGTTATTGACTTTAAAAGAAATAAAGATGATATTCCTGGTAAAGTAGCTACTATCGAATATGATCCAAACAGAAGTGCATTCATAGCTTTAATTAACTATGCTGATGGAGAGAAAAGATACATCGTCGCTCCAAAAGGTTTAAAAGCAGGAATGACAATTATGAGTGGACCTAAATCAGATATCTTAGTAGGAAACACATTACCAATTATTAATATCCCAGTAGGGACAGTAATTCATAATGTTGAATTAAAACCTGGTAAAGGTGCACAATTAGTTAGAAGTGCAGGAGCAAGCGCACAAATCTTAGGTCGTGAAGAAAGATACGTACTTGTAAGATTAACTAGTGGTGAAGTAAGAAAAATTTTATCAACTTGCCGTGCAACAATCGGTGAAGTTGGAAACAGTGATTACTCGTTAGTTAATATCGGTAAAGCCGGTAAAAACAGACATAGAGGAATCAGACCTACAGTACGTGGTTCAGTAATGAACCCTGTAGATCATCCACATGGTGGTGGAGAAGGACGTCAACCTATTGGTAAAAAAGGTCCTGTTACTCCTTGGGGTAAACCAGCACTAGGATTGAAAACAAGAAAAACTAAAAAAGCTAGCGACAAACTAATCGTTAGACGACGTAACAAATAG